AAACATGAATCCTGGCCAACTAGTGTCAAGGAACAAATGGCAAAAAAAACAAAGTATTCATCATTAGctgaagaaattaaaatgttttttatatttaatggtAACATATCAACAACACAACAAATCGTtgcaaattttaaaaaaaaagttgatcCTGAAGATTCATATATTTTCAGagcaattttaaaaaaattagccGTAATGGATGAAAAAACTGGTAAATGGAAGTTGaaaatttcataatttatttattaaaaagcattttttttatatgtattgCATACTATAATCATATAACTCAGAACATTTATTTGCATCCGATGCAATAATGTTAATTTCATGCTTTTCTGAACAGTTAACAAAATGTTTTCCTGAAATTGAAGCAACTTTTTTACTCAATGCAAGAAACAAAGGACATTGTGCACAATCATTAGGTGTTTGGGAAAAAAACCAACTAAGTGgtaaatttgtaatattgATACAAGAAGCTTCTAACATTAAATCTCTAAAAAGATTAGTTTCTACAATACCAGGTTCACATGAATTGATTGTAATTTTTGTATCAGGATCTGCTGATCTTTTACGTCTTGTATATTCAATTGCATGCATAATCTGTGCTAATTTAGATCTTTTATAAGCTTCTTCTTCATCAAAATAATCAGAAGAATTGATTCTTTTCAAATCAATCTCTTTACAACTACTTTCTAATTTACtactaatattaattattcttCCACCTCCTTTagatctttttaataaaggtGTTAGAAGCTCAGTAAGTACAAAATGTCCGAGATAATTTGTTTGCCACATTAATTCACATTGATCAATTGTTAACACAAATTTTGGATAATACACTATACTTGCATTATTAATAAGAATATCAAGAACTGCCTCCtctataattatattaaaataaaattttatataaaaaataaatactttttttaaattctttaacAGATTCTTTAATTGAAGATAAATTTGTAAGATCACATTCAATAAAGTCTATGCGTTTGCATTCGCAATCAGATCTAATAAAAGTACTCAAAAGACTAAAAGTATGATAAGCACTTggacaaaatatataaattttcccTCCTTTAATGTTAAGTTGAAGAGCTAGTTCTTTCCCTATTTCAGAAATAGCACCAGTAATAGCAATAACTTTACCTACGGCAGTTAATTTTTCATCCAAATCTTTCTTTTTAGGAAGCAtgcttaaaaaataaagtacaTAAACAGAAAAATAAAGAGAAAGTGTAACACCAATCATTAAATTACCCATTTCAAAAAACTtttagcttttttttttaaaagaatctAGTAGtggaatatatataatgttaatgtTACGTAATAATcatgtttaatattttttttaacgaattatttatatagaaaACTGTTGAATAAATGTTGTACTTAAGGCAAATTTACTTTTCTAATAATCATAtcattataacttttaataatactatcattagaaaatttttttctactgatgtattataataaaattgtattaaaaaagtttatgttGATGGTAGTTggaaacaaaatttaaaaaatggtcgtgatgtaaatttatttatatatatataaaatattttgat
This Strongyloides ratti genome assembly S_ratti_ED321, chromosome : 2 DNA region includes the following protein-coding sequences:
- a CDS encoding Dehydrogenase/reductase SDR family member on chromosome X → MGNLMIGVTLSLYFSVYVLYFLSMLPKKKDLDEKLTAVGKVIAITGAISEIGKELALQLNIKGGKIYIFCPSAYHTFSLLSTFIRSDCECKRIDFIECDLTNLSSIKESVKEFKKKEAVLDILINNASIVYYPKFVLTIDQCELMWQTNYLGHFVLTELLTPLLKRSKGGGRIINISSKLESSCKEIDLKRINSSDYFDEEEAYKRSKLAQIMHAIEYTRRKRSADPDTKITINSCEPGIVETNLFRDLMLEASCINITNLPLSWFFSQTPNDCAQCPLFLALSKKVASISGKHFVNCSEKHEINIIASDANKCSELYDYSMQYI